From the genome of Candidatus Roizmanbacteria bacterium, one region includes:
- a CDS encoding endonuclease/exonuclease/phosphatase family protein — translation MNYTTLTYNLHYNKASQELRSVLKDCDPDIVFLQELTTDEESMKTIMELGYELADFSNSFVKGKNIYGVATFYRASLFTLQRTKSFNLPSSVIQMITFLLKNRTNPRTVLRTDFIIKKNRIPVCTYNIHFSPNATNSLRIKQLNNTLSDLTVPKKSPLIIAGDFNYPYGRRKLEDILSKHHLHEATNNIFYTSRQTFFKKFAIKLKLDYVFYRNLKLISNKRVEVFHSDHFPILSKFEV, via the coding sequence ATGAACTACACCACCCTCACCTACAACCTCCACTACAACAAAGCATCACAAGAACTACGCTCAGTTTTGAAGGACTGCGATCCTGACATAGTCTTTCTCCAAGAACTAACCACCGATGAGGAAAGCATGAAGACCATTATGGAGCTTGGTTACGAGCTGGCCGATTTCTCAAACAGCTTCGTAAAAGGCAAAAATATCTACGGCGTGGCCACATTCTATAGAGCATCACTATTCACACTTCAGAGAACAAAAAGCTTCAATCTACCAAGTAGCGTCATTCAGATGATAACGTTTTTACTGAAAAATAGAACCAATCCACGCACCGTTCTACGCACAGACTTCATAATTAAAAAAAATAGGATACCAGTTTGCACCTACAACATCCACTTCTCCCCCAACGCCACAAATTCGTTGCGAATCAAGCAGTTAAATAACACTCTCAGTGACCTTACAGTACCAAAGAAAAGCCCTTTAATTATTGCTGGAGACTTCAACTATCCCTACGGAAGACGAAAACTTGAAGATATTCTGAGCAAACACCATCTTCATGAAGCTACTAACAACATTTTTTATACATCGAGACAGACATTCTTTAAGAAATTTGCAATAAAACTTAAGCTAGACTACGTTTTCTATCGAAATCTGAAGCTAATTTCTAACAAAAGAGTGGAGGTCTTTCACTCGGATCACTTCCCAATCTTATCTAAGTTCGAAGTTTAG
- a CDS encoding MFS transporter produces MKSKIISILFTIVILDLLGFGIIIPILPVLFIKTQFNLAILHQLFPLVKQEYILYGLIVAAYPFAQFFSAPILGQLSDKYGRKQILFYCLAATSLSYFLAVLGIRMTSFPILLLSRVLGGIMGGNIAIAQAVAADITEVKDRTRVYGLLGAAFGIGFILGPYLGGKLSDSNLVSWFHLDTPFLMAGLLSFVSVVVTWLFLPETHPYEKRQLKLRFGQSISDIKAALSHKRLNTLFLVGFLFQFAFTMFVSFFGVLLFKRYSFTQVSIGEYFAFAGLWIAITQIFLTKFISRVLGNKAMLAFGLLGCCTMTFLLLPKVEILHLYVITALFAVTNGLTQTGIISLLSINNESSSQGKVLGINASLYALAQSIPPAISGIIATAYSVTTPIMIAGFIMALSFIYYIGRYKAVHD; encoded by the coding sequence ATGAAATCAAAAATAATAAGCATACTCTTTACCATTGTTATACTAGATCTTCTCGGATTTGGGATAATCATCCCCATTCTGCCCGTACTTTTCATAAAAACACAGTTTAATCTCGCGATTCTTCATCAGTTATTTCCGTTAGTTAAACAGGAGTATATACTTTACGGACTCATTGTTGCCGCGTATCCCTTTGCTCAGTTTTTTTCTGCTCCGATATTAGGCCAGCTCTCAGATAAATATGGACGAAAACAGATACTTTTTTACTGCCTTGCCGCAACCTCTCTATCCTATTTTTTGGCAGTTTTAGGAATTAGAATGACCAGCTTTCCGATACTTCTTTTATCACGGGTGCTTGGGGGAATTATGGGAGGCAATATTGCGATTGCGCAGGCTGTTGCGGCGGATATCACCGAGGTTAAAGACAGAACAAGAGTCTACGGACTACTTGGGGCAGCTTTTGGAATTGGCTTTATACTCGGACCGTACCTCGGTGGGAAGCTATCCGACTCAAATTTAGTTAGCTGGTTCCACCTCGATACTCCATTTCTGATGGCTGGACTACTCAGCTTTGTGAGCGTAGTTGTCACATGGCTTTTTTTACCAGAAACTCATCCTTATGAAAAAAGACAACTTAAACTTCGCTTCGGCCAGTCCATCTCTGACATAAAAGCAGCTCTAAGTCACAAGAGACTAAATACGCTTTTTTTGGTCGGATTTCTTTTCCAGTTCGCTTTCACTATGTTCGTATCATTTTTCGGAGTCTTACTTTTTAAGCGGTATAGTTTTACTCAAGTCTCCATTGGTGAGTATTTTGCCTTTGCAGGCCTGTGGATAGCGATAACCCAAATCTTTCTTACTAAATTCATAAGTCGTGTGTTGGGTAACAAAGCGATGCTTGCATTCGGACTTCTAGGCTGTTGCACAATGACATTTCTCCTGTTGCCGAAGGTGGAAATCTTACACCTATATGTAATCACCGCATTGTTTGCTGTTACGAACGGCCTTACTCAAACCGGAATCATTTCACTTCTTAGTATTAATAATGAGTCTTCGTCCCAAGGAAAAGTGCTGGGAATCAACGCGAGTCTATATGCGCTTGCTCAGTCAATTCCTCCGGCAATTTCTGGTATCATTGCTACTGCATACAGTGTCACAACGCCAATAATGATCGCAGGATTCATAATGGCATTATCATTTATCTATTACATAGGTCGCTATAAAGCGGTTCATGATTGA
- a CDS encoding ATP-dependent DNA ligase, whose amino-acid sequence MARIFHLGAAIEFDKVKEKVLKLSRDVKMKERFGGKQIYLNDRQVKLVEYIQEVGYLQNQSFGTVIQDVSEDTILRDIQDLIKKILSKSWKHKGCSLCNGLEFYMKFSVFAKHLEEIENVSSRNEITRLLANLFKLLQADEIGMGLYLMQGRVAPLYESVEFGVAEKSIVKSAVSAMNIEKKYFDSELGKIGDVGLTVEHFKKQFSSFEEEDLDLRTVFDQLRLIAEQNGEGSQERKSNILAQLIRQLDPLSCRYLARIPIGALRIGFSDMTVLDAFSWLIAEDKTLRKKIEQAYHVRPDIGFIGEVIKSKGMKGLVSVHPTMFTPIIMMRAERLSSGVEIIEKIGECSIEPKYDGFRLQIHYGGKRVKMISRNLEDVTHMFPDLVEAIKHEVKDDDIIFEGEAIGYDPKTNKLLPFQETSQRKRKHGIEEKALEIPLRLFIFDLLYHNGKSYIDEPFNERRKKLATLITSSSKNKKNRILLSSDTVVNDPKIVEKMFDDAIEHGLEGILAKKLDGVYQSGARGWNWIKFKRSYSSKIDDTIDCLVMGYDYGKGKRTGFGIGAFLVGIYDDKNDRFLTAAKIGTGLTDDEWRTLKAQSSKLKASTKPALYDVNDAASCDVWVKPGIVMEIKADELTRSSVHTAKYALRFPRLERFRDDKRPEDVTTLDEYNEMFEAQKK is encoded by the coding sequence ATGGCTCGAATATTTCACCTGGGGGCGGCAATAGAGTTCGACAAGGTAAAGGAAAAGGTTCTCAAACTTTCACGGGACGTTAAAATGAAGGAGCGATTTGGTGGTAAACAGATCTATCTCAATGATCGGCAGGTAAAGTTGGTCGAGTATATTCAGGAGGTTGGATATCTTCAGAATCAGTCGTTCGGAACGGTTATTCAAGATGTATCTGAGGACACAATTTTGAGAGACATACAGGATCTTATTAAAAAGATCTTATCAAAAAGTTGGAAGCACAAAGGCTGCTCGCTATGTAATGGTTTAGAATTTTATATGAAATTTTCTGTATTCGCGAAACATCTTGAGGAGATAGAAAATGTCTCGTCAAGAAATGAAATAACTCGTCTTCTTGCAAATCTATTTAAACTACTTCAAGCTGATGAGATAGGAATGGGGCTATACTTAATGCAGGGTAGAGTGGCACCACTTTATGAATCGGTAGAGTTTGGAGTGGCAGAAAAGAGTATAGTGAAAAGTGCAGTGAGCGCAATGAATATAGAGAAAAAATACTTTGACTCAGAGCTTGGAAAAATAGGAGATGTTGGGCTTACGGTTGAGCATTTCAAGAAGCAGTTCAGTTCCTTCGAGGAAGAAGATTTAGATCTGAGAACGGTATTCGATCAGTTGCGATTAATTGCAGAGCAAAATGGCGAAGGTTCACAGGAGCGAAAAAGCAATATTTTGGCTCAGTTGATTAGACAGCTTGACCCTTTATCCTGCAGATACCTCGCCAGAATACCGATAGGAGCTCTTCGTATTGGGTTTTCGGATATGACTGTTCTTGATGCATTTTCGTGGTTGATAGCTGAGGACAAGACATTACGAAAAAAAATTGAGCAGGCCTATCATGTGAGACCAGATATTGGATTTATTGGCGAGGTTATTAAGAGTAAAGGGATGAAAGGCCTCGTGTCTGTACATCCAACCATGTTTACCCCAATTATTATGATGAGGGCGGAAAGACTATCATCTGGCGTAGAGATTATTGAGAAGATTGGAGAATGTTCGATCGAGCCGAAGTATGACGGTTTTAGACTGCAGATCCATTACGGGGGAAAAAGAGTAAAGATGATATCGCGAAATCTAGAGGATGTAACGCACATGTTTCCGGACCTTGTTGAAGCCATAAAGCATGAGGTTAAAGATGATGATATTATCTTTGAGGGAGAAGCGATTGGATACGATCCTAAGACGAACAAGCTACTTCCTTTTCAGGAAACTTCACAGCGTAAACGAAAGCACGGAATTGAAGAAAAAGCACTAGAGATACCTCTGCGACTGTTCATCTTCGACCTTCTCTATCACAATGGTAAAAGCTATATTGACGAGCCATTTAATGAGCGAAGAAAAAAACTGGCAACGCTCATTACCTCTAGTTCTAAGAATAAGAAGAACAGGATATTGTTATCGAGCGATACTGTGGTTAATGATCCGAAAATCGTTGAAAAGATGTTTGACGATGCGATAGAGCATGGACTTGAAGGGATTCTTGCAAAAAAACTAGACGGAGTGTATCAGTCTGGAGCAAGGGGATGGAACTGGATCAAGTTTAAGCGAAGTTACTCATCGAAGATTGATGATACGATCGACTGTCTCGTGATGGGGTACGACTATGGGAAAGGAAAGCGTACTGGATTTGGTATAGGAGCATTTTTGGTCGGAATTTATGATGATAAAAATGACCGATTTTTAACTGCGGCAAAAATAGGAACTGGACTGACTGACGACGAATGGAGAACTCTTAAAGCTCAAAGTTCTAAGTTGAAAGCTTCAACTAAACCAGCGCTCTATGATGTGAATGATGCGGCTTCCTGTGACGTCTGGGTAAAGCCAGGAATAGTTATGGAAATTAAGGCGGATGAACTCACCCGATCCTCTGTTCATACCGCAAAATATGCATTACGATTTCCACGGTTGGAAAGATTTCGTGACGACAAACGTCCAGAGGATGTAACCACTCTTGATGAATATAACGAGATGTTTGAGGCGCAGAAGAAATAA
- the rpmH gene encoding 50S ribosomal protein L34 — MGKQVSQPKKKRRMRKHGFMKRMSSANGKKVLARRRTRGRKKLSV; from the coding sequence ATGGGAAAACAAGTAAGCCAACCAAAGAAAAAACGCAGAATGCGAAAACACGGTTTCATGAAGCGAATGAGCTCTGCAAACGGTAAGAAAGTTCTTGCACGACGACGAACAAGAGGACGGAAGAAATTATCTGTGTAA
- a CDS encoding KH domain-containing protein yields the protein MDKLQIVETEAKDLLSKILDNVDIEVTEDHGLFHILIKTETEAPVVIGRHGETIKAIQKILEVVMYKKVGESVELLVNVNDYREKQTERLAEIADRSAQKALEFKAASYIRGLSAYERKVIHEYITNKYPELASYSTGEGRDRRLVVDMKENVPAEESKS from the coding sequence ATGGACAAACTACAGATCGTCGAAACAGAAGCTAAAGATCTCCTTTCAAAAATTCTTGATAATGTTGATATCGAGGTAACCGAAGATCATGGACTATTTCATATCCTGATAAAAACTGAGACCGAAGCACCCGTTGTTATTGGTCGACACGGAGAGACGATCAAAGCGATTCAAAAAATTCTTGAGGTCGTGATGTATAAAAAGGTTGGCGAGTCAGTAGAGTTATTGGTCAATGTAAATGACTATCGTGAGAAGCAGACCGAGCGTCTCGCAGAGATCGCAGATAGATCGGCTCAAAAAGCTCTTGAATTTAAAGCCGCATCTTATATTCGAGGACTCTCAGCATATGAAAGAAAAGTTATTCATGAATATATAACTAATAAATATCCAGAACTTGCTTCATACTCAACAGGTGAAGGTAGAGATCGACGACTTGTCGTTGATATGAAAGAAAACGTCCCTGCTGAAGAATCTAAGAGCTAA
- a CDS encoding Fic family protein: MAQAIIILAIRVVRFAIRDYNYRMQSPSFIITNKILSSISKIEAAEEVIKHAPLLPLWEKQFKEDAVVRAVYHGTHLEGNQLQKDEAKDVLMGKDVVARPRDIQEIINYRKVIELIDEEVRKKIENITEPFIKKVHRIIVTKVLDEAMSGEYRTKQVVVKNSQTGEVTFTPPSAIDVPFLMREFTYWLNRDSTTELHPVLKAGIAHHELVRIHPFVDGNGRVARVLATLIMLLGGYDIRRFFHLKNIMIKTHIPTTKIYRKLRLEI; this comes from the coding sequence GTGGCGCAAGCAATAATAATTCTTGCGATTCGCGTTGTACGATTCGCGATACGCGACTATAATTACCGCATGCAGAGTCCTTCATTTATTATCACCAATAAGATACTTTCATCGATATCTAAAATAGAGGCAGCAGAGGAAGTTATTAAACATGCGCCTCTTTTACCACTTTGGGAGAAGCAGTTTAAGGAAGACGCGGTAGTACGCGCTGTTTATCACGGAACGCACTTAGAGGGAAACCAGCTGCAAAAAGATGAAGCCAAAGATGTTCTTATGGGAAAGGACGTTGTGGCGCGACCCCGAGATATTCAGGAGATTATTAATTACCGCAAGGTAATTGAGTTGATCGATGAAGAAGTACGAAAAAAAATCGAGAATATTACAGAGCCATTCATCAAAAAAGTTCATCGCATAATCGTTACTAAAGTGCTAGATGAAGCGATGTCGGGTGAATATAGAACAAAGCAGGTCGTCGTAAAAAATTCCCAAACAGGAGAGGTTACCTTCACTCCGCCTTCCGCAATTGATGTGCCATTCTTGATGCGTGAGTTTACTTACTGGCTAAATCGAGATAGTACAACAGAACTTCATCCTGTTCTAAAGGCAGGAATAGCACACCATGAGCTTGTGAGAATTCATCCCTTTGTTGATGGAAATGGAAGAGTTGCGAGAGTCCTAGCTACTTTAATAATGTTACTAGGAGGATATGATATCCGAAGATTTTTTCACTTGAAGAATATTATGATAAAGACTCACATTCCTACTACGAAAATTTACAGAAAGCTTCGGCTGGAGATTTAA
- a CDS encoding class I tRNA ligase family protein has product MDKTFKPAEVEESLYKQWEEKGIFTSQPNKDKTPFTIILPPPNANADLHLGHAMYVYEDIMIRYRKQHGDEVLWLPGADHAGIETQFVFEKHLAKQGKSRFDYDRETLYKMIWDFVHENRGKMENQLRKLGYALDWSKRKFTLDEDVVKIVKETFKQLFDDKLVYRDNRLVNYCTHCGTSFSDLEVKHVEQKDPLYYLKYGPFILATVRPETKFGDTAVAVNPKDKRYKDWIGKEIEVEGLLGLFKVRVIGDDAIDPEFGTGVAKVTPAHDFNDFEMAKRHNLEFKTIIDKTGRMTELAGPYKGLKVKKAREQVAEDMKNKGMLEKVDEDYVHTVANCYKCGRVLEPILMPQWYVKVRPLADRAIKAVEDGEVKFTNKRFEKSAVQWLTNFHDWNISRQNVWGIRIPAYSCQKSDVSDQNLKSDNQKPKTERWFVSVGPNQTSVRSVVSAFLNRKPTPSIRGFHQDNGRSLHYSLLETNFRVLLSYCGYGDGVSDILPCWVFKNDYVWAI; this is encoded by the coding sequence ATGGATAAAACATTCAAACCAGCAGAGGTAGAAGAATCTTTATATAAGCAGTGGGAAGAGAAGGGTATATTTACCTCCCAACCAAACAAGGATAAAACTCCGTTTACCATTATCCTTCCTCCTCCTAACGCAAATGCGGATCTTCATCTTGGGCATGCGATGTATGTATACGAAGACATTATGATCAGGTACCGAAAACAGCATGGAGATGAGGTATTGTGGTTGCCGGGCGCAGATCATGCAGGTATTGAGACTCAGTTTGTTTTCGAAAAGCATCTTGCAAAGCAGGGCAAAAGCAGATTCGATTACGACCGTGAGACGCTGTATAAAATGATCTGGGACTTTGTACACGAGAACCGAGGAAAGATGGAAAACCAACTTCGTAAACTCGGCTATGCGCTCGATTGGTCGAAAAGAAAGTTCACGCTTGATGAGGATGTGGTGAAGATTGTGAAGGAAACCTTCAAACAACTATTTGATGATAAATTAGTTTATAGAGATAATCGTCTCGTAAATTACTGCACTCACTGTGGGACAAGTTTCTCTGATCTTGAGGTAAAGCATGTCGAACAAAAAGATCCTCTCTACTATCTTAAGTACGGTCCATTCATTCTCGCCACGGTACGACCAGAAACAAAGTTTGGTGACACGGCAGTTGCGGTGAACCCAAAGGATAAGCGCTACAAAGACTGGATTGGAAAGGAGATCGAGGTTGAGGGTCTCCTCGGTTTATTTAAGGTACGAGTCATCGGTGATGATGCGATAGATCCTGAGTTTGGAACGGGAGTAGCTAAGGTTACTCCGGCACATGACTTTAATGATTTTGAGATGGCGAAGCGTCACAATCTCGAGTTTAAAACTATCATTGATAAAACTGGTCGAATGACTGAGTTGGCGGGTCCTTACAAAGGACTTAAGGTCAAGAAGGCGAGAGAGCAGGTTGCGGAGGACATGAAGAATAAAGGAATGCTCGAAAAGGTAGATGAGGACTATGTTCACACCGTTGCCAACTGCTACAAATGCGGACGAGTGCTCGAGCCAATTCTTATGCCTCAGTGGTATGTGAAGGTGCGACCGCTTGCAGACCGAGCGATTAAGGCAGTTGAAGATGGCGAGGTAAAGTTTACGAACAAAAGATTTGAAAAATCTGCGGTGCAGTGGTTGACCAACTTTCATGACTGGAATATCTCTCGACAGAATGTCTGGGGAATTCGCATACCAGCTTACAGCTGTCAGAAATCAGATGTCAGTGATCAGAATCTGAAATCCGACAACCAAAAACCGAAAACTGAACGCTGGTTTGTGAGTGTTGGTCCAAACCAGACAAGTGTCAGATCTGTGGTGAGTGCGTTTTTGAACAGGAAACCGACACCTTCGATACGTGGTTTTCATCAGGACAATGGCCGTTCGCTACATTACAGTCTATTGGAAACGAATTTTCGAGTACTACTATCCTACTGCGGTTATGGAGACGGGGTATCGGACATTCTTCCTTGTTGGGTCTTCAAGAATGATTATGTTTGGGCTATATAG
- a CDS encoding glycosyltransferase family 2 protein: MIDYMKVSVIVPTFNEEKYIRACLESLQNQTIKAAEIIVVDNNCTDNTIAIASEFDVRIVKETRQGMTYSRAKGFSSAKSEVLARCDADSILPPNWIERIVYNFTKRKKIDGLIGLTTIYDFPVKNIKPLFKASIYLFKEISGYFPLFGTSMAISKKIWDEIKDELCDDNAEFHEDIDISVHINKHNGVIMFDPHFEAQFSARRIKRDPYEFLVEYPARTLKTYRGHNV; this comes from the coding sequence ATGATTGATTATATGAAAGTATCGGTTATTGTCCCAACCTTCAATGAAGAGAAATATATTCGAGCATGTTTGGAAAGCCTTCAGAATCAAACTATAAAAGCTGCTGAGATTATTGTCGTGGACAATAACTGCACCGATAATACCATTGCTATTGCCTCCGAGTTTGATGTGCGAATAGTGAAGGAGACTAGACAGGGAATGACCTATTCGCGAGCGAAGGGCTTCAGCTCGGCAAAATCAGAAGTACTAGCGCGCTGCGATGCGGACTCAATTCTTCCACCAAACTGGATTGAACGTATCGTTTACAATTTTACGAAGCGAAAAAAGATCGATGGGCTAATTGGTCTAACCACAATCTACGACTTTCCAGTTAAGAACATTAAGCCCCTTTTTAAGGCTTCCATCTACTTATTTAAGGAGATCTCTGGATACTTTCCTCTTTTTGGCACAAGCATGGCTATATCCAAAAAAATTTGGGACGAAATAAAAGATGAACTTTGCGATGACAATGCCGAGTTCCATGAAGACATCGATATTAGTGTTCACATCAATAAACATAATGGAGTTATAATGTTCGATCCTCACTTCGAAGCTCAGTTTTCTGCTCGAAGAATAAAGAGAGATCCGTATGAGTTTTTGGTGGAGTATCCTGCCCGAACTTTGAAGACATATAGAGGACACAATGTGTAG
- a CDS encoding glycosyltransferase gives MSELIKELSIIIPTLNEEHYLPKVLDHLAAQKWDGKLQVIVADGESTDDTVKIAKTYSSKFTDFAIVSSHDRTIGGARNEGSTKAMYDHMLFIDCDIYLPPHFLNDFLKKIPSDRSMLAFVLHVPSKFNVLDYLWTFATFAFYSVYMLFNPFCSGTFLFVSKDVFEKVNGFKEGLRMAEDIDLSNRVLKAGAKFKFLYRPFVYASARRLHEIGRIKMLYYWAKGYFDSLLSPDGTNKAADDYTFGTHKKGH, from the coding sequence ATGTCAGAGTTAATTAAAGAGTTAAGTATCATTATCCCAACTTTAAACGAAGAGCATTATCTCCCAAAGGTACTAGATCATCTAGCTGCACAAAAATGGGACGGCAAGCTTCAGGTAATTGTGGCCGATGGGGAGTCGACGGATGATACCGTTAAGATAGCGAAGACATATAGCTCCAAATTCACTGATTTTGCCATTGTGAGCTCTCATGACAGGACGATCGGAGGAGCGAGAAATGAAGGCTCAACAAAGGCGATGTACGATCACATGCTCTTTATCGACTGCGACATTTATCTTCCACCCCATTTCTTAAACGATTTTTTGAAGAAAATTCCATCTGATAGGTCGATGTTAGCATTTGTCCTTCATGTTCCATCGAAATTTAATGTCCTAGACTACCTTTGGACCTTTGCAACATTTGCTTTCTACTCGGTATATATGTTGTTTAATCCATTTTGCAGTGGAACCTTTCTTTTCGTGAGTAAGGATGTGTTTGAGAAGGTAAATGGTTTTAAGGAGGGACTACGTATGGCTGAGGATATCGATCTGAGTAACCGAGTTCTAAAGGCCGGAGCAAAGTTCAAGTTCTTATATAGACCGTTTGTGTACGCGTCAGCACGTCGCTTACATGAGATTGGAAGAATTAAGATGCTTTACTACTGGGCCAAGGGTTATTTTGACAGTTTACTCTCGCCAGACGGGACGAACAAAGCTGCCGATGACTATACCTTCGGAACGCACAAAAAAGGCCACTAA
- a CDS encoding membrane protein insertase YidC encodes MITHNFFNDIFVIPILNILVAIYAGLHALGLPGAFGLAIVALTVGIRFLLHPFFKQQIHTARKMTEIKPHLDRLQAQHKKDPKRLQQEQLLLYKEHGLNPASGCLFLIIQMPIFIGLYSTLNVFLQHGVGAKTVSQINGVLYTKAIAISQVIDPQFLGFNLALSPQKAGIWFYYLIPVLTGVLQYFQAVATTAQPAQKVENKKALAKKDDKDKKPDTQGDFQKAMNTQMKYIFPFMIGYFAFTLPVGLSLYWNIFSLFSILQYRRVNK; translated from the coding sequence GTGATTACCCACAACTTCTTTAACGATATCTTCGTAATTCCCATCCTCAATATTCTTGTCGCTATTTATGCCGGACTACACGCTCTCGGACTTCCAGGAGCGTTTGGACTTGCGATAGTTGCTCTTACTGTCGGAATTAGATTCTTACTCCATCCTTTTTTCAAACAGCAGATTCATACCGCTCGCAAGATGACTGAAATTAAACCTCACCTTGATAGATTGCAGGCTCAGCACAAGAAAGATCCAAAAAGACTACAACAGGAACAGCTACTTCTGTACAAGGAGCATGGACTCAATCCAGCATCGGGTTGTTTATTCCTCATTATTCAGATGCCGATCTTCATCGGTCTTTACAGCACGCTAAATGTATTTTTACAGCATGGTGTGGGGGCTAAGACGGTTTCGCAAATTAACGGCGTTTTATACACGAAGGCAATTGCAATATCTCAGGTGATCGATCCTCAATTTTTAGGATTTAATCTAGCACTCTCTCCTCAGAAAGCTGGCATATGGTTTTATTACCTCATCCCCGTTCTCACGGGAGTTCTCCAGTACTTCCAGGCTGTAGCAACAACTGCACAGCCCGCTCAGAAGGTCGAGAATAAAAAAGCTTTAGCAAAGAAAGATGATAAGGATAAGAAACCCGATACTCAAGGAGATTTCCAGAAGGCAATGAATACTCAGATGAAATATATATTTCCGTTTATGATCGGATATTTTGCATTTACCCTGCCAGTTGGTCTCTCTCTATACTGGAATATTTTCTCGTTGTTTAGTATACTGCAGTACCGACGAGTAAATAAATAA
- a CDS encoding class I tRNA ligase family protein, with translation METGYRTFFLVGSSRMIMFGLYRTGKVPFKAVYLHGLVRVNGQKMSKSKGNVINPLAMIEKYGADALRAALIFEVGDGTDLSISDDKIRSMRNFANKVWNIGRFLEMNKGSGHSDTDKMSGEESSEALPSVAGSLASARDDKITGQDDEKNTTNDKIKELEKEFESMEKEFHKNMKDYKFSAAFGLMYEFIWHRFADFYIEQLKEELRNDNIEVRDSLTKIYLESLKLLHPFVPFITDAVYKQFTNKLILEV, from the coding sequence ATGGAGACGGGGTATCGGACATTCTTCCTTGTTGGGTCTTCAAGAATGATTATGTTTGGGCTATATAGAACCGGTAAGGTTCCGTTCAAGGCGGTGTATCTCCACGGACTGGTACGCGTTAATGGACAGAAGATGAGCAAATCAAAAGGGAACGTGATTAATCCCTTGGCTATGATTGAGAAGTATGGAGCCGATGCATTACGTGCCGCACTCATCTTTGAGGTGGGAGACGGGACGGATCTGAGCATCTCGGATGACAAGATTCGGTCTATGAGAAACTTTGCAAACAAGGTTTGGAATATTGGCCGATTTCTCGAGATGAATAAGGGTAGTGGGCATTCCGATACCGACAAAATGTCGGGGGAGGAATCTAGCGAGGCGCTCCCTTCGGTCGCTGGATCTCTCGCTAGCGCTCGAGATGACAAAATAACCGGTCAGGATGACGAAAAAAATACTACGAATGACAAAATTAAGGAGCTCGAGAAGGAATTTGAGAGTATGGAAAAAGAGTTCCATAAAAATATGAAGGACTATAAATTTTCTGCCGCCTTTGGACTCATGTACGAGTTTATATGGCACCGTTTTGCCGATTTTTATATCGAGCAGTTGAAAGAAGAGCTACGAAATGATAATATAGAGGTTCGGGATTCTCTCACAAAGATATATTTAGAGAGCTTGAAGTTGCTGCATCCATTTGTTCCATTCATAACTGATGCGGTTTACAAACAATTTACAAACAAATTAATATTAGAAGTCTAA
- a CDS encoding four helix bundle protein has product MLSQTSFHSDLKEYMDKFIHSIYDRTATFPKEEQFGATSQLRRAALSVVLNYIEGYARQRKAVFKNFIEISYGSLKETKYLLYFSFKRGWIKEKQWMELNQSAETIGKMLWGILRKL; this is encoded by the coding sequence ATGCTTAGCCAGACATCTTTCCATAGCGATCTAAAGGAATACATGGACAAATTCATCCATTCCATTTATGACCGCACGGCAACGTTTCCAAAAGAAGAGCAGTTTGGCGCTACTTCACAACTTAGAAGGGCCGCTCTTTCGGTTGTACTTAATTATATCGAGGGATATGCGAGGCAACGTAAAGCTGTTTTTAAAAACTTTATAGAGATATCCTATGGATCTCTGAAAGAAACAAAGTATCTACTTTACTTTTCTTTCAAGAGGGGCTGGATAAAAGAAAAACAGTGGATGGAGTTAAATCAATCTGCTGAGACTATTGGGAAGATGCTATGGGGAATTCTTAGAAAGCTCTAA